The genomic DNA CGCCGAGTAATCCATCAAACAGTCCCATCGTGCTACCCCGTTCAGTGGTGAAATCGATCTCGCAATCGCGTCACGTACGCGCGCGACGGTGATACGCGCCTCGTCGGCACGCTCACAGTGCCTTGAGCAGCCGATATGTGAATTCGAGTTGATTGTAGAACGCCTGGACCGCGATGCGCTCGTTCAAGCCGTGCGCTCGTGTGTCCTCGTCGTTGTTGGGATCGACGAACAATCCTGTTACTCCGTACACCGGCATGCCGGCATTGCGGAGGAACAAGCCGTCCGTTGCTCCCGTCTCCATGCTCGGGATGATCGGGAGGGACGTCCACGTGGACGCTGTGACGCGCTGCATCGTTTGCTCGAGCGACGCGGGAAGCGGCGACGGTGGACTCGCGGTTGCCGTGTCCGCCGGCGTCACCTGCACGCCGGTGTCCGCGACGATGCGACGGATGGTCGCTTCGACCTCGGTCGGATCGGTGCCCGGCATCATACGGCAATTGACTGTCGCGGTCGCCGACTGCGGCAACGCATTGACGGCATGTCCACCCTGGATGAGCGTGGCGACGCAGGTGGTGCGGAGCTGCGCATTGTAGTAGGCGGACCGTGCGGCGAGGCGCGCCGCGGCGGCGCTGTCCGGCGTGGGCGAGCCGCTCACCGCGCGCATGTCGGCGCCGACGTCCGGCGCAACGAGCGCCGCGGTGCGCGAAAAGTAGGCGCGCGTGACGTCGTTCGTCTGGAACGGAAACTGGTACGCCGACACTCTGCCTAACGCAGCCGCGAGCTCGTAGATCGCGTTGTCGGGCCGGGGGAGCGAGCTGTGGCCGCCCGGGTTGTGCGTCGTGAGGTGGACCGAGTGGAACACCTTTTCCGCCGCCTGGACGTCCAAGGCGATCGGTGTCGTGCCGTGCAGCTCGCCGCCGCCGGCGTCCGCGTTCAGCACGTACTGCGCCTTGATGTCGTCCCGATGATGCGCGAGGAGCCACTGAATGCCGTTGTACCCGCCCCCGCCTTCCTCGCCCGCCGTGAGCGCCAGAATGAAGTCACCGGCTGGAACGACTCCTTCTTTCTTCATGCGCAGCAATGCGGCAACCCAACTGGCGTCGCCATCCTTCATGTCGAGCGTGCCGCGCCCGTAGAAATGGCCGTCGCGCTCGGTGAGCGTGAACGGATCGAGCACCCAGTCCGAGCGCTTCGCTTCGACCACGTCCATGTGGCCGATCAGCAGGATTGGCGCGCGTTGACCGCGTCCGCGATACCGCACGACGAGATTCTTGTCCTTCGCGTCTTTGCCCGTGTCGGGCCCGATCACCTGCACATCAGCCGCGGGAAAGCCGGCGGCGCGAAATTGCGCGGCCAGCGTTTTCGCGAGTTTCGTCGTGCTCCCGATCGAATATTCGGTATTGGTCTCCACCATCTCTTTCAGCAGGTCCCTGCCGAGCGAT from Gemmatimonadaceae bacterium includes the following:
- a CDS encoding M20/M25/M40 family metallo-hydrolase; amino-acid sequence: MTHPLRFGSFAAIALVALLPAAPFAQQSALTPYQSLGRDLLKEMVETNTEYSIGSTTKLAKTLAAQFRAAGFPAADVQVIGPDTGKDAKDKNLVVRYRGRGQRAPILLIGHMDVVEAKRSDWVLDPFTLTERDGHFYGRGTLDMKDGDASWVAALLRMKKEGVVPAGDFILALTAGEEGGGGYNGIQWLLAHHRDDIKAQYVLNADAGGGELHGTTPIALDVQAAEKVFHSVHLTTHNPGGHSSLPRPDNAIYELAAALGRVSAYQFPFQTNDVTRAYFSRTAALVAPDVGADMRAVSGSPTPDSAAAARLAARSAYYNAQLRTTCVATLIQGGHAVNALPQSATATVNCRMMPGTDPTEVEATIRRIVADTGVQVTPADTATASPPSPLPASLEQTMQRVTASTWTSLPIIPSMETGATDGLFLRNAGMPVYGVTGLFVDPNNDEDTRAHGLNERIAVQAFYNQLEFTYRLLKAL